In Vitis vinifera cultivar Pinot Noir 40024 chromosome 17, ASM3070453v1, one genomic interval encodes:
- the LOC104882324 gene encoding F-box protein At5g49610, translating to MADGSGRRTSLRTGGGLLNLPLDIMADILSLLPIEDILRCRSVCKTWYGLTKDSYFFKLQFRRTFYHMPRLMFISKSENSVFLLDGKQCKAREIALPTVLGRNLIVMSSCNGLLCLASEESPNPVIISNPITRKYIVLPESVNASYSFIQLVGLGYDPWNMKYKVVRSYIDNSKFTRFEIITLGEASWRQLDVPCRVVCGRNSRPIYCEGALYWILDKKFHYDGDGCILAFDLREEKFGMIALPPNIRMPTGNPGLYNGSLHLLNVAGCLTVIADECQFLHIWQVMRNRDRGFSVRYRRSDMHCRWSVFSQPVLLDWCKDSLLLSVSKFGVYSERDLVEYFPERKQYAGHHIRGLPKWFRSCSFKPNLISPLECWLS from the coding sequence ATGGCAGATGGGAGTGGAAGAAGGACCAGCCTTCGGACAGGAGGAGGATTATTGAATCTGCCATTAGACATCATGGCTGATATCCTGTCTTTGCTTCCTATAGAGGACATCCTTCGATGCAGGAGTGTATGCAAGACCTGGTATGGCTTGACGAAGGATTCTTATTTTTTCAAGTTGCAATTTAGAAGAACATTTTATCACATGCCCCGACTCATGTTTATATCAAAGTCAGAAAATAGCGTGTTTTTATTGGACGGTAAGCAATGTAAGGCGAGAGAGATTGCTCTACCAACTGTGCTCGGACGcaatctcattgtcatgagttCTTGCAATGGCTTGCTTTGCTTGGCTTCAGAAGAATCGCCTAATCCAGTGATCATTTCTAACCCAATAACAAGAAAGTATATTGTTTTGCCAGAATCAGTGAATGCTTCTTACTCCTTCATTCAACTAGTTGGATTGGGCTATGATCCTTGGAACATGAAGTACAAAGTGGTAAGATCCTACATTGACAATTCGAAGTTCACCAGATTTGAAATTATTACACTGGGGGAAGCTTCATGGAGGCAACTCGATGTTCCATGCAGAGTAGTTTGTGGGCGCAATTCGAGGCCAATATATTGTGAAGGTGCACTCTATTGGATCCTTGATAAGAAGTTTCACTATGATGGCGACGGATGCATCCTTGCTTTTGATTTAAGAGAGGAGAAGTTTGGAATGATAGCATTGCCTCCCAACATCAGAATGCCAACGGGTAATCCTGGTCTGTACAATGGTAGTTTGCACTTGTTGAATGTAGCAGGTTGCTTGACTGTCATTGCCGATGAATGCCAGTTTCTGCATATATGGCAAGTGATGCGAAACAGGGATAGAGGCTTTTCTGTTCGCTACCGTAGAAGTGACATGCATTGTCGCTGGAGTGTTTTCTCACAGCCAGTGTTGCTTGATTGGTGTAAAGACAGTCTCTTGCTGTCAGTGAGCAAGTTTGGGGTATACTCGGAGCGTGACCTCGTAGAGTATTTCCCCGAAAGGAAACAGTATGCTGGTCACCACATCCGTGGACTTCCAAAATGGTTTAGAAGTTGTAGTTTCAAGCCCAACCTTATTTCTCCTCTCGAGTGCTGGCTCTCCTGA